The Paraconexibacter algicola genome includes the window ACCTCGATGTGGCGCGCGGTCTCGACGTAGCGCTCGATCAGCAGCTGGTCGTCGCCGAAGGCGGACTGCGCCTCGCGGCGCGCGGCCTGCAGGGCGTCGGGGAGCTTCGTCGCCTCGTCGACGACGCGCATCCCGCGTCCGCCGCCACCCGCCGCCGCCTTCACGAGCAGCGGGTACTTCTGACCCTCGGCCCAGGCGAGGAGGTCCTCGTCGGTCAACCCTTCCCGGTGGATGCCGGGGACGACCGGCACGCCGGCCTCCTCCGCCGCGCGCTTGGCGGCGGTCTTCGAGCCCATCAGCTCGATCGCGCTCGCCGGCGGGCCGATCCAGGTGAGGCCGGCGTCGGCGACCGCCTGCGCGAACGCCGCGTTCTCCGACAGGAAGCCGAAGCCGGGGTGGATCGCCTGGGCGCCCGTCCGCTTCGCGGCATCCAGGAGCAGGTCGGCCTTCAGGTACGACTCGCCGGGCGTCCTCCCCCCGATCGCGACGGCGACGTCCGCCGCCTTCACGTGCGGCGCCTCGCGGTCGGCGTCGGAGAAGACCGCGACGGACTCGATCCCCATCGCGCGCAGCGTGCGAGCGATGCGGACCGCGATCTCGCCGCGGTTGCCGATGAGGACGCGCTCGAACATCTCTCAGGCGCCGAGGGCGCGGGAGATGACCATGTGCTGCACCTCGTCGGTGCCCTCGCCGATCGTGAGGATCTTCGCGTCGCGATAGTGCCGGCAGACGGGGTACTCCTCGATGTAGCCGTACCCGCCGTGGATCTGCACGGCCTCCTCGGCGCACTTCACCGCGAGGCGGCCGGTCTTGAGCTTCGCCTGCGCGGCGGTGAGCGAGAAGTCGCGGCCCTCGTCCTTCAGCCACGCGGCCTTGTAGGTGAGCAGGCGCGCGGCCTCGATCTCGGTCGCCATGTCGGCGAGCTTCGTCTGGATCGCCTGGAACTTCGAGATCGACTTGCCGAACGCGACCCGCTCCTTGGAGTACGCGAGCGCCTCGTCGAGGCAGCCCTGCGCCAGGCCGACGCCCATCGCGGCGACGCCGATGCGGCCGATGTCGAGGATCCGCAGGAACTGCTTGAAGCCCTGGCCGCGCGGGCCGAGCATGTTCTCGTCGGGGACCTCGACGTCGGTGAACGTCAGCGGCCGCGTGTCCGACGCGTTCCAGCCCATCTTGCGGTACGGCTCGCCCTGCTCGTAGCCGGGGGTGCCGTTGGGGACGATGAAGTTCGTGATCTCGTCGTCGCCCGTGCGGGCGGTGATCGCGACGTGGCCGGTGATGTCGGTGCCGGCGTTGGTGATGAACTGCTTGGCGCCGTTGATCGTCCAGGTGCCGCCGTTCTCGGTGGCGCGGGTACGCGCGTTGCCCGCGTCGCTGCCCGCCTCGGGCTCGGTCAGGCCGAAGGCCCCGAGCGTGCGGCCGGCGCAGAGGTCGGGCAGCAGCTCCTGCTTCTGCGCGTCGTTGCCGAACAGGTAGATCGGCTGGGTGCCCAGCGAGGTGTGGGCGCACATGGTGATCGCCACGGACGAGTCGATCCGGGTGAGCTCCTCGACGGCGATCGCGTACTGCAGCGACGTGCCGCCCGCGCCGCCGACCTCCTCCGGGAAGGGGATGCCCATCCAGCCCAGCTCGCCCATCTTGGCGACGAGCTCGTACGGGAACGACTTCGTCCGGTCGAGGTGCTCGGCCACGGGGCGGACCTCGCCCTCGGCGAACTCGCGCACGGTGCGGCGCAGCAGCTCGGTCTCGTCGTCCAGGTCGAAGAACATGCCCCCGACCATAACCGAATGGTCGTTCGAAGTTCTAGTAGTCGTTCGGTAAACTGGCGCGCGTCGTGCGTGAGCCGCCCACAAGACCCGCCCTGCGCGCGAAGTACGACCGCAAGCAGCAGGAGCTCGTGGACGCCGCCGCGCGCCTGTTCGCGCAGCAGGGCTACAGCGCCACGTCGATGGCCGACCTCGTCGCCGCCACCGGCATGACGGCGGGCGGCATCTACCACTACATCGACGGCAAGGAGGCGCTGCTCGTCCGCATCTGCGACGAGCTGCTCGACCCGCTGCTGGAGCGCGCGTCCACGCTCGTGGGGGAGTTCGACGGGCCGCCCGACGCCGAGCTCCGCGCGCTGGTGCGTGCGTGGGTGGAGCACGTCGAAGGCCACCTCGACCACATGGTCGTCTTCCTCCAAGAGCGCCGCGTCCTCGAGGGCGACCCGCAGTGGAAGCGCGTGCGCGACGCGCGCAAGCGGTTCGAACGGCTGCTCGACGACGTGCTCGCCCGCTGTGCCGACGCCGGGCTGCTCGCGGTCGAGGACCGGTCGATCGCGCTGCGCGCCCTGCTCGGCGCGGTCAACCACACGCCGCAGTGGTACCGGCGTGGCGGCCGGCTGGACGCGGCCGCGATCGCCGTCGGGTACTGCGACCTGGTGCTGCGGGCCGGCTGACGCCGGAGATCACGGCCGCAGGCGGATCTGGACTCGTGTCGGAGTCAGGGCCCGGCCGGTGGTCATCCGGGCGCTGATGCGCACCACGATGGTGGCGGGGCGGCGAAGACCGCGCAGTCGTCGTCGCGCCTGGCTCCGGGGCCTCAAGTTCAGGGTGGACGTGCGGGTCCGCGGCCGCCGGGTCACCGCTGCGAGCCGGCGACTCGACAGGCGCAACGCTCGGGTGGACCGGGCGTCGAGCGTTGCGGTGGCCGCGAGGCTGCACGCGACCGGGCAGGTCACGTTCGCGCGCAACCCGCGAGCGACGAGAGCCGAGCGCGAGATGGACGCGGGCACGCGGACGGCGATGCGGCTCGGCGTGGTCGACGGCCCCGGGGTGACGGTCGGCTGCGGGCGGGGAGTCGGGGAGGGAGTCGGACGAACCGTCGGGGCGGGCGTCGGCGTCGCGACCGGGGTGGGTTCGGTCACGGGCGTCGGCTCCGGCGTCGGAGTCGGCTGCGGTGCCGGATCTCCCTCCGGCGTGAGCTGCGCGGCGAACCAGCGCGGTCCGGACGTGAACACCGTGCCGGCGACGACGGGCGCGCCCGAGGGGCGGACGACCAGTCCGCCGAACTCGAGATCCTGATTCGCGGTCCGGTCGATCGCGGCCTCACCGAGCGTGCCGAACGTCGTCTCCGGCTCGAGTGCCGGCGTCAGCCGTCGGACGAACAGCGTGCCCGTTGTACGGCCATCGGAGAAGACGTGCGTCCCGGCGAGCAGTACGCGGTCCTGAGCGTCCATCGTGGCGGCCTCGATGCGGTGGCCGATCTGGTCGCCCGGGTGGTTCGTGAGGGTGGTCTCGGTGACCGCGCCGGTGGGCGCGATACGGGCGAGGCGGATGCGGTCGCCGACCGGCGCTACGGCGGTGCCGATCGCGACGACGTCCCCGCCCGGGAGGGCGACGAGGGCCCCGGTGTAGTCGTCGTGCACGCGGAACGACGGGAGCTCGAGCTCCCCATCTCCGGCGAAGTCCGGGTCGAGCGATCCGTCGGAGCGGTAGCGTCGGACGATGGGTGTCCGGACGTTCGCCGTGTGGAGCCGCACGCTGAAGGTCTGCAGCCGATCCGCCGCGTCGGTCGCGATGTCCAGCGGGAGCCCGGGGGCGACGCTCACCGTCCCTTCGACCCCGAAGGTGCCGTCCAGCTGGCCGTCCGCGGCGAGCCGGGACAGCTGCATGTCGCCGCCGAGGCCGCCGAGCAACGTCGCGAGCCCTGCGCCCACGCGGGTCGCGTGCACGCGACCCGTGTGGGATTCGACGTCGACCTCCGTGACCCGCAGGCCGGTCGGATGGCCGTCGGCGCCCAACGCCGCGGTCACGAGGTGCGCCGAGAGCCCGGACGGTGCGAGCGCGGTGCCGACCGCGACGCGTTCGCCTCCGACGAGGGTCACCACCTCCTGGAGGGCCGCGGGCCCGGTGAGCGCGCGGGGACCGTCGTGAGTCCGCCCGTCGGCACCGAGCACGAGGGATCCGGCGGCCTCCCCGATCAGACCTCTGCGGAACGTGCCGACTTCGACCAGGCGGCCGTCCGGCAGCAGTCCGGCGCCACGCGTGCGCCCGGAGGGCTCGGAGCCGATCTGGCCGGTGCGGCGGCCGGCGGTGCCGAAGGCGGGATCGGGCCCATCGGCGGCGAAGCGCACCAGCACGGTGTCGACGGTCTCCTGGGTCGGCGGGCTGCCGACGAGCTGGACCTGCCCCCCGACGGTCACCAGCCGTGCCCGCTGCATGTCGTCCAGCCGCACGACTCCCGCCGTGCCGAAGGCCGCGGTCGGCGTTCCGTCCGCGTCGAACCGTCGCACGAGCGTGTCCGGTTCGTCCGGGTCGCCGGTCACGACCGTCGCCCGGCCGGTCGAGTCGACCGCCAGCCCGCCGTCGCCGAGCTCGTCCAGGCTGGGCACCGTGCCTGCGGCCGGAAGACCGGCGGACGTCAGTCGGTGCAGTCGTCCCTCGACGGGCGAGGGACTTCCGAACCCGTGGTCTCGGGCGAGGACCAGGATGGCGCCGTCCGGCGCCGGCGCAAGCTCCGCCGCGGAGGTCTTCCCGGGCGCGCCGACGTCCGCGCGTCCGGCGTTTCCGAAGCTCGGGTCGGGCGTGCCGTCGGCCATGAACCGGTGGACGGTCGCCTGCAGGTCCGGCGACCCGTCCACCGGCCGCGTCCCGCCCACGAGGATCGCGCCATCGGGCTGGACCGCGAGCCCCGCGGGGAACGCGTCCATGGACTGCTCGCCGACGACGACGCGGCCGCCGTCCCCGAACGTGGTCCGTGGTGCGCCCTCCGGGTCGAGGCGTCGGAGCACGAGCCCGCCGGTCTCGTGGAGCGCTACGACCAGGTCACCGCCGGGCGCCTGGCGGACGTGTTCGATGCGCGTGGGGAAGCGGACCAGGCCGTCGGTGCCGAAGAGCGGATCGCGGGTGCCGTCGGCGCGCAGCCGCGCCAGGTACCACCCCTCCCCGGTCTGGCCGCGCATGACCGAGACGACGCCGGTCCCCGCAGCGGTCGCATCGACGCCGAACCAGACACGTGGCCCGTTGGTGGGCGGTGGCTCGGGAACGTCGGCGGAGCCATGGATGCCGAACCCCGGGACGGGGTCCCCCGCAGCGGTGAACCGGCCGACCCGCGCGCCGCCCGCGGGCGTCGCGGTCCGGGCGTCCGCGAGCACGACGGTGCTTCCGTCCGGCCCCGGGGCCGCGGCGACGAGTGATGCACCGGGGAAGTCGCCGAGCCGCAGATCGACGAGCCCGCCGACCCCGAACGAGGCGTCCAGGGTCCCGGCGCTCGCCGCGCTCGCGGCCGGCGCGAGCGCCAAGGCGACGCCGATGGCCAGCGTGGCGAACGACGACCGCCGCCGAGCAGTCCCTGCCCTCCCGTGCATGGCGCGAGCATACGGCCTCCGGTCTGCGCTACGGCCATGACGCGGACCGGCGACGACCGTCTCCAGGACGCATCCGCCTGGTCCTGCTGCGCGCGCCGGAACATGCTCGCGGCCTCGACGCGGCTTGGCCGCGCCGAGCTTGCGCAGGATGCGCTTGACGTGGGTCCTGGTGGTCTCCTCGGCGATGACGAGCTGCGGGCGTCCTGCGCGTAGGAACGGAAGCGCGTCCGCGACGCGGGCAAGCGGTTCGAGCGGCTGCTCGACGACGTCCTGGCCCGGTGCGCCGACGCCAGGCTGCTGAGCGTCGCCGACCGGTCGCTCGCGCTGCGTGCCCTCTTCGGCGCGGTCAACCACACGCCGCAGCGGTACCGGCGCGGCGGGCGGCTGGACGCCGACGCGATCGCCGACGGGTACTGCGACCTGGTGTTGCGCGGCTGACCGCGGCCGGTCGCTCAGGCCACCGGAGCGGGCAGGCTGTAGGTGACGTTGGTCGCCCGCCGCCCGGGCCGGCTGGGGACCTTCAGCACGACGCGGACGACCCGGACGTCGGCGAGGGCCGCCCGCGGGACGCGGATGCTGAACCGGCCGGAGCTGGACAGCCGGCCCGTGGCGAGCGTCCGGTTCTTCACGCAGCCGGTCCGCGTGATCACCGAAACCGGGACGCTCGCGCGGAACGGCGCGGAGACGCGGCCGGCGACCGTCACCGCGTCCGCGCCGCGCGCGACCGACAGGGTCGGGATGCGGCGCAGGAGGAGCAGCGGGACGGTGCCGGACGAGGCGGGCGCGGTCGCCGCGGTACGCGCGTCGTAGGTCGCGCGTCGGCGGGCCTTCGCCGACGTCGGGGCCGGCACGGTCGCGGAGAACAGGCCATCGGCGCCGACGAGGGCGCGGCCCACGACCCGGCCGTCGCGGCGCAGCACGACGCGGCGCCCGACGAAGGGCGTCCGGGCGGCCCCGCTCACCCGCGCGCGGTTGCGGCCGACCGGCCGGACGTCGTAGACGACGAGCGGCCGGGGCGTGCAGGCGAGCAGCTCGTCGGCGACCGTCGTGGTGGTCGTGGGTGTCGGAGCCGGGGCGGTCGGCGTGGCGGTGGGCACCGGGGGCGCAGGCGCCGCCGCGCGTCTGGTGCTCGTGACCGTGCACGTCCCGGCGCCGCTGAAGCTCGCGGTCAGCTGCTGCCCGGCGACCGGTCCGGCGCCGCAGTCGATCACCGACGTGTAGTCGGCGAGCGACGTGCCCGGTCCGGCCGCCACACCGACGGGGACCGGCGTGCCGGGTTCGGCCGGCGTCGTCGCGGTGGCGCCGTCGCCGGCACCGGTGAGCACCGCGGTCCCGTAGGTCAGCACGTCGAACCGCCCCGGATCGCCCGGCGGGTCGAGCACTGTGCGGAGCGTGAGCGGGACGCTCGCCTCCACCGCGCCGATGTCGGTGGCGGGACCGACGCGGCGCGGGAACCCGGTGCCGCGCTGGTCCTCCGTTAGCGCGCTCGAGGCGGGACCGGCGCCGATCGCCGGCGAGCCGACGGCGGGCGCGAGCGTCGCCGTGGGGCCACCGGCCGCGACGGGGGACGTGCCGACGAGCAGCGGATCGGCGACGAGCCCGTCCGTGAGATCGCGCGTGCACCCAACCGCGTCCTCGACCAGGTTGGCGCCACCGGTGATGGTGCCCCGGCACTCGCTCAGCGGTGCGGAGACGCCGGACGCGGTGTTGGCGAGGATCGAGGCGGTGACCGTCACGGTGCCGGCCGCGACCAGCGCGCCGCTGCCGAGGCCGCCGGCGCCGCCGGGCTGATCGCCCGCCGGGTCGGGGTCGGCCGGCGCGCCGCCGCCGCCACCGCCGAGCGTGCCGGCGGTCGGGAGGATCCGGCCGATGCCGCCGTTCCCGAAGCCGCCGCCGTTGCCACCGAAGGGTGCGAGTCCCTGCGCGACCGTCGACGAGAACGCGGCGCCCTGGCCGCCACCGCCGCCGCCGAAGCCACCGCCTCCGCCGGCGCCGGTCGTCGAGAACTCCACGTTGGCGCCGCCCGCGCCTGCGCCGCCGCCTCCCCGGCCCTCCGAGCCGCCGATGGGGCTGCCGCCGTGGCCGTTGCTGCCCCCTCCTCCGCCCCCGGCCGGTCCGCCGTCCCGACCGGTGCGACTCGAGTTGCCGGCGCCGCCGCCGCCGGCTCCGACGCCCGCCTGAGCGGTGACGATGGCCGGCGTGCTGGCGCCGCCGGCGCCGCCGCGGTTGGCCAGCTCGAGCGGCGATCCGGTCGTCGCCGGCCCGGCGCCGCCGTTCCCGGGCGTGCCGCGGTCGTTCAGCGGGATGCCACCGCCGCCACCCCCGCCGGTTCCGCCCCCGCCTCCGCCGGAGTTCTGGCACGACAGCAGGCCGCCGAGCCGGTCACCGCCGTCCCCTCCCGGGACGGCGACGCTCCCCGACACGGTGACGTGCTCGAGCACCGTCGAGGACCCGCCGGCGGCGACGATCGCCGCGCCGGCCGCGCCCCCGCCACCACCGGCACCTCGAACCGACGAACCTCCGGGGCCGCCGGCCCCGCCACGGTTGGCGCTCAGCGTGCTGTTGCGCACGGTCAGCTGGCCGGTCGCCGTCGGGGCGACGTTGACGATCGCGCCGCCGCCCGCGCCACCCCCGCCGGCGGCGCAGCCACCCTGGTCCGGGGCGGTTCCGGTCGAGCCGGCCCCGCCGGTCCCGCCGTCACCGCCGGAGTTGGCGATCAGCGTCGACGCGAGGATCGTGAGCGTGCCGCCGCTGTGCAGGGCGCCGGCTCCCCCGCCGGCACCGCCGCCGAGCCGTCCGCCGTCGCCCCCGTCGCCGCCGTGCAGGTTCGTCACGGTCGACGACTCGATCGTCAGAGCACCGCCGGGATGGACGGTGATCGCCGCCCGGCCGCCGCTTCCCCCGTCGCCCCCCACGTAGGAGTTGGTGCCGTCGGGGATGGAGTTGCCGTCGGCGCCGTCCGCGCCGTCGGCCCCGACGGCGTCGGCGAGGATCACCCGCGAGATGCGGACCGTCGCGCCCGTCCCGACGTCCAGCAGCGCCGAGGTCCCGCCGCCGCTGACGGTGACCGGGATCGCCGTACTGCCACCGTCGATCGTGGTGGTCCCGGTCGTCGCCGCGAACGGGAGCGGAGTCAGGAGCGTGATCGTCTGACCGGAGAGCGACGGGTCCAGCGCGATCGTGTCGTCGCCGGAGGCCGCGGCCGCCGCGAGGACCGCGGCGCGCAGCGTGCCCGCTCCGGCGTCCACGGTCGACGACACCGAGAAGGTCGCGGCGCCGGCAGCGCCGGGTGCGAGCAGCAGCCCGGTCGCGGCCAGCGCCAGGGCGACGGCGCGCGAGCGCCGACCGGCCACGCGAACGACAGGACCGGCCCCCGGGGTACGCACGTCATCACCGTACCGGCCTGGCGGAGGGTTGGGGGCGGGCCGGGTCGTTTGGCGTAGGTGACCGGCCGATCGTTGCCCTCAGTCCTGCTGGGCGCGCAGCCACATGCTCGCGGCCTCGACGCGGTTGGCGGCGCCGAGCTTGCGCAGGATCCGCTTGACGTGCGTCTTGGCGGTCTCGTCGGCGATGACGAGCTGGGCGGCGATCTGGGCGTTCGAGGCGCCCTGCGCGACGAGCGCGAGCACCTCGCGCTCCCGCCGCGAGAGCGTCACCTCGACCTCGTTGGCCGGCTCCCCGCCCGCCAGCAGCGCCTCCGCGGTGCGGGTCGCCGCGCCCGCGGCGCCGTCGGCGCTGACGATCTCGATCTCCGCGTCGAGGTAGTCCCCCACGACCGCGGAGGCGCGGCGCAGCAGCTGCTGCAGCTCGTCGCCCTGGGCGCGCAGCCGCTCGGTCAGCCGGACGCGCTCGATCGCGAACCCGAGGCCCTCCGCGAACGCCCAGAGCGCGTCGCGGTCGAACTCGTCCACGCGCCGGGGCTTCATCCGGTGGTCGGCGTGCACGAAACCGATCACGCGTCCCTCCGGCATGATCGGCGCCGCCGCGTAGGAGTGCACGTCGTACACCTCCGCCTGCGGGTGGAAGCTGTGCGGGTTGGTCATCGCGTCGTGCACGCACATCGGGATGCGGCGGCGGATCATCTCCCGCTCGCGGCTCTCCTGCTCGAGCTTCAGCGGCAGGTCGCGGCTGAACTCCAGCAGCAGCGCCGACGCCTCCGGGTCACCGGTGACGTGGAAGCTCTCCGCGATGAGCTCCGCTCCCCGGACCCGGTACACGACCGCGCGGTCGAAGCCGCACGCCCCGCACGCCTCCGCGGAGGCGCGCGCGATGATCGCGTCGACCGTCCGCAGCTCACGCAGGCGCGTCAGCGCCTCGTGCACCGCCGCCAGCGTGTCGAGCCGCCGGCGCATCCGCCGCGTGGCGCCCTGCTGCTGGCGCGCGACGAGATCGCTCAGCCGGTGGCAGGCCTCGGCGAGCGCCGGGTCCACGTCGGCCCCGAGCCGCTCGAGCTCCGCCTCCACCGCCGCGAGCCCGTCGTCCAGGGCGCGGGCCTCCGCGTCCTGCTCGCCCTCCTGCGGGCGCCACGGCGGCAGGCGCCGCCGCGCCGCGTCGAGCTCCGGGGACTCCGGCAGCGTCACGACCCTCTCCGTCATGCCTGCCGACGCTACCGGCCCGCGAGCACCTCGGTGGCCGCCTCCGCGGGAACGTGGTCGGGCAGGTCGGTCCCGGGCGTCCAGCGGTGACGGCCCAGCCGCGACTTGATCGCGTACGAGGCGCGGCCGTGCGCGTTGCCCGCCAGCCACACGACGTGCGCCGACAGCGGGAACTCGCTGTTCCAGAACGTGCGGGGGAGCGGGTCGCGCGGGCGCGGCTGCTCCTCCAGCTCGATGTCCGCGCACACGTAGCCCTCGCCGTCGCCGTAGTCGAGGTACGCGAGGCGCTGCCCGTCAGCGTCGGTGATCTGCGTCTGGCCGATCGTGTGCGAGCGCCACTTCAGGCCCGGCACCATCGGGGTCTCCATCTCGAACTCGCCGACGTGCGAGGGGTGGATGGCCGGCACGCCGAGGAACCGCGCGACGCGACCGGGCAGCTCGCGCCCGTACTGCGTGAACAGCTCCTGGTCGCGCTCGATGAACCACTTCCGCGTCAGCGCCCAGTCCGGGTAGGACGGGAAGTGCATCCCGCCGCCCAGCAGCTGCACGCGGCCCATCAGTCGCTCGCAGGTCTGCGTGCGACCCCACTCCCAGCCGTTGGCGAGCCCCATCACCCCGGCCGCGGTCGGCGCGACGCCGTCGTCCTTCCCCGGCCGGTAGTAGCTGTTCTCCCAGAAGCTCGGCAGGTCCTTGTCGTGCAGGTGGAACGCCCCGTCGGGCTCGCACAGCGCGTACGTGCCGCGGGTCTCCGCGCCGCGGATCGCGATGAAGCCGCCCCCGACGATGCAGCCGTGCTCGCGTGCGAGCCGCCGCAGCAGCTGCAGCGGCTCCCCGTCGACCGGCCGCGCGACGTCGCGCATCCGCCGGTCGAACGCGTTCGGGGACGAGGCCGCCTCCGGCAGCATGATCACGTCCGGGGAGTGCTCGCGCGCGGCCTGCGTGACGAGGTCCGCGCAGCGGCGCAGGTTGCCGTCGACGTCGCCGATGCGCAGGGTCGGCTGGATCGCGACCGCGCGCAGCGTGCGAGCGACGAACGCCACCGCTCAGTCCTCCGTGCCCGTGGCGCGCGAGACGATCGCCTCGACGTCCAGCCCGGTCGGGAGCGCCCCGAAGACGCCGCCGCCGGCGGAGCCGTCCAGCCGCGTCGCGCAGAACGCGTCGGCGACGAAGTCGGGGGCGTGACGGACCATCTGCGCCGCCTGGATCGCGCGCGCGACCCGGCCGGTCACCTCGCGCGCCCGCGCCTCGCCGATCCCTGCCGCGCCGCCGGCGAGGTCCGCGCGCAGCGCGTCGGCCTCCCCGTCGAGCCGGCGGTTCGCGCCGCGCGCGCCGTCGAGCTCGTCCATCACGGCCTCCGCGCAGCCGGGGTCGGTCTGCAGGGCGCGCAGCACGTCGAGCGCCTGCACGTTGCCCGAGCCCTCCCAGACGCTCATCAGCGGCGCCTCGCGGTAGGCGCGGGCGACGCGCGACTCCTCCGTGTAGCCGTAACCGCCGAGGCACTCCAGCGCCTCGCCGAGCTGGGCGGGGGCGCGCTTGCAGACCCAGTACTTCAGCGTCGGCAGCGCGAGGCGACGGAACGCGGCGGCGTGCGTGTCACCGGCGGCCTGGTCCTCGACCGCGCGGGCGAGCCGCAGGCCCGACCACATCGCCGCCTCGCTCTCGAGCGCGAGGTCGGCGAGGACCGCGGTCATCGCGGGCTGGTCGACGAGCCGGCGGCCGAACGCGATGCGGTGGCGCGACCAGTGGATCGCCTCCGTCGTGCCGACGCGCATGACCGCGGCCGAGCCGAGGATGCAGTCCAGGCGCGTGCCCTGGATCATCGCCATGATCGCCCGCACGCCGCGGCCCTGCTCGCCGACGAGGTGGCCGACGGCCCCGTCGAACGTCACCTCCGCGGTCGGGTTGGACCGGTTGCCGAGCTTGTCCTTCAGCCGGTCGACGCGCATGCCGTTGCGGCTGCCGTCCGGGTTGCGGCACGGCACCAGCAGCGTGCTCAGGCCGTCCGCGGTCTGCGCGAGCACGAACATCGCGTCGGACTGGATCGCCGACACGAACCACTTCTCGCCGGTCACGCGCCAGGTGCCGTCCTCGTGCGGGACCGCGACCGTCGTGGAGCGGCGGACGTCCGAGCCGCCCGAGCGCTCGGTCAGGGCCATGCCGACGAGCGCGCCGGTCTTGTCCTGCGGGCCGATCGGCCGCGGGTCGTAGCTGCCGCTGGTGACGAGCGGCTCCCAGACCGCGGCGACCGACGGCTCGAGCCGCAGCGCCGGCACCGACGAGTGGGTCATCGCGAGCGGGCAGCCGACCCCGGCCTCCGCCTGGTTGATCGCGATGAACCCGGCGGCGCGCGCGACGTGCGCGCCCGGGCGCCCGTCGGTCCACGCCGCCCCGGAGACCCCGGCGCGCACGGCGGCGCCGAGCACCTCGTGCCAGCCCGGGTGCAGTGCGATCGCGTCGGTGCGCGCGCCACCCCGGTCGTAGGGGACGAGCTGCGGCGGGTGCTCGTTGGCGGCGAAGCCGGCGTCGAGCAGCGCGGTGCTGCCGGCGACGCGGCCGAAGGCGCGGGTCTCGTCGACGAGCGCGTCGGCGCCGTAGGCGCGGAGCGCGTCGAGCATCGCGCGGTCGGTGCCGACGAGGTCGACGTCGGCGAAGCGCGGCGGCTGCTCGGGGGTCGTGGTGGGCTGTTCGACGGCGAGGGCCATGACCCCATCCAACCCGACCCGGCACCGCGCGCGAAAGGGGAATTCCCCCCGAGGGGGTCCAAGGTGTCCCCCCAGTGGTGACGCACGCGGCGCCAGGTCCCGCGGACCTCAGGCCAGAGCGGGCCGGCGGTCGTCCGCGGGGGCCGACGAGGCGGGGGCCGGAGCGGCCCGGAAGGCGGCGGCGGACGCCGCCTTGCGGCGGGCGAACCGCCGCTCCTCGACGAGCCGAGCACCCTCGCGACGCACGTCGCGCTTCAGCGTCGTCCACAGACGGCGGTTGTCGATCTCCGGGTCGCGGACCGCGCCCGCCAGCCACCGCACGAGCCGCGACGGGGTGAAGACCTCGCCCGGCAGCCGCTTGCGCGAGAAGACGTCGAGCACCT containing:
- a CDS encoding LuxR C-terminal-related transcriptional regulator: MTERVVTLPESPELDAARRRLPPWRPQEGEQDAEARALDDGLAAVEAELERLGADVDPALAEACHRLSDLVARQQQGATRRMRRRLDTLAAVHEALTRLRELRTVDAIIARASAEACGACGFDRAVVYRVRGAELIAESFHVTGDPEASALLLEFSRDLPLKLEQESREREMIRRRIPMCVHDAMTNPHSFHPQAEVYDVHSYAAAPIMPEGRVIGFVHADHRMKPRRVDEFDRDALWAFAEGLGFAIERVRLTERLRAQGDELQQLLRRASAVVGDYLDAEIEIVSADGAAGAATRTAEALLAGGEPANEVEVTLSRREREVLALVAQGASNAQIAAQLVIADETAKTHVKRILRKLGAANRVEAASMWLRAQQD
- a CDS encoding carbon-nitrogen hydrolase family protein, whose protein sequence is MAFVARTLRAVAIQPTLRIGDVDGNLRRCADLVTQAAREHSPDVIMLPEAASSPNAFDRRMRDVARPVDGEPLQLLRRLAREHGCIVGGGFIAIRGAETRGTYALCEPDGAFHLHDKDLPSFWENSYYRPGKDDGVAPTAAGVMGLANGWEWGRTQTCERLMGRVQLLGGGMHFPSYPDWALTRKWFIERDQELFTQYGRELPGRVARFLGVPAIHPSHVGEFEMETPMVPGLKWRSHTIGQTQITDADGQRLAYLDYGDGEGYVCADIELEEQPRPRDPLPRTFWNSEFPLSAHVVWLAGNAHGRASYAIKSRLGRHRWTPGTDLPDHVPAEAATEVLAGR
- a CDS encoding acyl-CoA dehydrogenase family protein encodes the protein MALAVEQPTTTPEQPPRFADVDLVGTDRAMLDALRAYGADALVDETRAFGRVAGSTALLDAGFAANEHPPQLVPYDRGGARTDAIALHPGWHEVLGAAVRAGVSGAAWTDGRPGAHVARAAGFIAINQAEAGVGCPLAMTHSSVPALRLEPSVAAVWEPLVTSGSYDPRPIGPQDKTGALVGMALTERSGGSDVRRSTTVAVPHEDGTWRVTGEKWFVSAIQSDAMFVLAQTADGLSTLLVPCRNPDGSRNGMRVDRLKDKLGNRSNPTAEVTFDGAVGHLVGEQGRGVRAIMAMIQGTRLDCILGSAAVMRVGTTEAIHWSRHRIAFGRRLVDQPAMTAVLADLALESEAAMWSGLRLARAVEDQAAGDTHAAAFRRLALPTLKYWVCKRAPAQLGEALECLGGYGYTEESRVARAYREAPLMSVWEGSGNVQALDVLRALQTDPGCAEAVMDELDGARGANRRLDGEADALRADLAGGAAGIGEARAREVTGRVARAIQAAQMVRHAPDFVADAFCATRLDGSAGGGVFGALPTGLDVEAIVSRATGTED